Below is a genomic region from Oscillatoria salina IIICB1.
GTATTGAAAGTGGAGTTCACGCAGGTGCTTGGCGAGGAATCTTTATTCAAAAAAACATTTTTGCTCGCTTAATGGTTTTGAGTTCGATAGTTTTTTTAGTTGTAACTCCAGAAAATCGCAAACAACGTTATCTTATTTGGGCTACTTTTGGTCTTTCTATTGGTTTAATTCTGCTCACAACTTCAAAAACTGCTCTAGCATTATCAATGATTCTCTTACTTATGTTTCCTTTATATCAAGCGTTTCGATGGCGATTTACTTTGGCAACACCTTTCGTCCTTAGCGTAGTTTTGGTAGTTGCTAGTACAGTTACTTGGGTTTTGAGTAATGCAGAAAGGATTGTTAGCAGTGCGGGACGCGATCTTACTTTATCTGGACGGACGATAATTTGGTCTGCTTTAATAGATAAAATTCAGGAACGACCTTGGTTAGGTTATGGATATATGGGATTTTGGCACGGCATTTACGGACAGTCAGCTTATGTAGGAAAAGTTTATGGAACAACTTACATTCCGCCTCATTCTCATAATGGTTTTTTAGAGTTAGCTCTTGCTTTTGGCTTCGTCGGAGTTTTATTTTTTGTACTGAGTTTTATCAGTATTGCTAGAAGGGGAATTCTTTCAGCCCGTTTGACGAAAGCTAAAGAAGGATTGTGGCCTCTGATGTATTTATCGTTTCTAATACTTTATAATCAAACTGAATCTACACTCGTAGAACATAATTCAATTTTTTGGGTATTGTATGTGTCATTGGCTTTGTCGAGATTTATCCCAGCGAGACAAACAGATTAACAGCGAGTTCGGTGTCGTGAAAAATTCTCGCCCTAAGCTTTGATTGAGGAGAATTAATTAATGGGTAAAGTAGCAATATTTCTTTCGTCTTTAGAAGGAGGTGGAGCAGAACGAGTAATGCTTAACTTAGCTGAGGGTTTCTGTAAAAATGGTCTTGGCGTGGACTTGATTTTAGTTAAAAGAGAAGGTTCCTATTTGACTCAAATTCCAGCAAACGTCAAGGTGATTAATTTAGAGAAGAAGCGATTACTACAAAGCTTACCTGCTTTAGTTAATTATTTAAAGAAAGAGCGTCCTTTAGCGGTGTTGTCGGCGTTGGAAGATACTAATTTAGTCGCATTGGGCGCTAAATTTTTTTCGGGAGTTTCCACTCAAGTCGTTGTTACGGTACATAATACACTTTCTCAGGAGTCCCGAAATGCGACAAGTTTGAAGCGGAAAATAATTCCTTATGTGGTTTCGTGGTTCTACCCTTGGGCAGATGCAGTGATAGCTGTATCTCAGGGCGTAGCCAAGGATCTGACTAAACTAGGCTTGCGATCGCGTAATCTAAAAGTTATTTATAACCCGATTGTCACTCCCCAGATGAAAGCAAAAATTCAGCAACCACCAGAACATTCTTGGTTGGCGCCTGGAGAGCCACCTGTAATTTTAGGGGTGGGACGTTTGACTAAGCAAAAAGATTTTTCTACTCTTATTGAGGCATTTGCCAAAGTCCGACAACAGCAACCAGCGAGACTGATAATCTTAGGAGAAGGTGCAGAACGTTTACCATTAGAAACTTTAGCTCAGAAACTTGGTGTCGCCAAAGATCTAGATTTTCCTGGTTTTGTGGATAACCCTTATGCTTATATGGCAGGTGCTGCTGTACTGGTTCTTTCTTCTGCTTGGGAGGGTTTTGGCAATGTACTGGTAGAATCAATGCTAGCAGGAACTCCAGTAGTTTCGACTAATTGCGAAAGCGGTCCGGCAGAAATTTTAGCAAATGGCAAATATGGAAAATTAGTTCCTGTAGGAGATAGCGAGGCAATGGCAAAAGCGATCGCTCAAACACTT
It encodes:
- a CDS encoding glycosyltransferase translates to MGKVAIFLSSLEGGGAERVMLNLAEGFCKNGLGVDLILVKREGSYLTQIPANVKVINLEKKRLLQSLPALVNYLKKERPLAVLSALEDTNLVALGAKFFSGVSTQVVVTVHNTLSQESRNATSLKRKIIPYVVSWFYPWADAVIAVSQGVAKDLTKLGLRSRNLKVIYNPIVTPQMKAKIQQPPEHSWLAPGEPPVILGVGRLTKQKDFSTLIEAFAKVRQQQPARLIILGEGAERLPLETLAQKLGVAKDLDFPGFVDNPYAYMAGAAVLVLSSAWEGFGNVLVESMLAGTPVVSTNCESGPAEILANGKYGKLVPVGDSEAMAKAIAQTLAESPDSKLLQKRALDFSLEKALSQYQQLLPLN
- a CDS encoding O-antigen ligase family protein, with the translated sequence MVKISKLENIYSLFALLFFSGALAFESLFAKSEGELGSPVPGYNPLSSLLSLWQHGIFLLALALLVVRWRRTLGAALRNKFIWFLIALIITSYLWSDFPDFTQRRSLALLETTTFGLYLASRYSLKTQLKFTAMALGIAAVLSLLFTLALPGRGIESGVHAGAWRGIFIQKNIFARLMVLSSIVFLVVTPENRKQRYLIWATFGLSIGLILLTTSKTALALSMILLLMFPLYQAFRWRFTLATPFVLSVVLVVASTVTWVLSNAERIVSSAGRDLTLSGRTIIWSALIDKIQERPWLGYGYMGFWHGIYGQSAYVGKVYGTTYIPPHSHNGFLELALAFGFVGVLFFVLSFISIARRGILSARLTKAKEGLWPLMYLSFLILYNQTESTLVEHNSIFWVLYVSLALSRFIPARQTD